Proteins encoded within one genomic window of Tolypothrix bouteillei VB521301:
- a CDS encoding class I SAM-dependent methyltransferase, with protein MSDPQTISAAVAKLYNTYPFPPEPLLDEPPPGYNWRWNWLAAYNFCTGQKPDKQDIRILDAGCGTGVGTEYLVHLNPHARVVGIDLSANALAVAKERCQRSGADRVEFHHLSLYDVEQVPGEFDLINCVGVLHHLPDPIRGIQSLAKKLAPGGLMHIFVYGELGRWEIQLMQKAIALLQGDKRGDYRDGVRVGRQIFASLPDNNRILKRERERWLLENQRDECFADMYVHPQEIDYNIETLFELIDASGLDFVGFSNPSFWELERLLSKAPELVERAKDLSDRQRYRLIELLDPEVSHYEFFLNRPPLPKADWSELDTILAAIPERNPCIEGFPSQCLLNYDYQLVNLSEAELKFLQSCDGKSTVGEILASLQLELDRVRELLKQQLIMLTLG; from the coding sequence ATGTCCGACCCTCAAACGATTAGTGCTGCTGTCGCCAAACTTTACAACACCTACCCCTTCCCTCCCGAACCGTTATTAGATGAACCGCCCCCTGGTTATAATTGGCGCTGGAATTGGTTGGCTGCTTATAACTTTTGTACGGGTCAAAAACCTGACAAACAGGATATCCGTATTTTGGATGCTGGATGTGGTACGGGTGTGGGAACTGAGTATCTCGTTCACCTCAATCCTCATGCTCGTGTTGTCGGTATCGATCTCAGTGCTAATGCTTTAGCGGTGGCAAAAGAGCGCTGTCAGCGTTCTGGTGCAGATCGTGTGGAGTTTCATCACCTGAGTTTGTATGACGTGGAACAGGTACCTGGTGAGTTTGATTTGATTAATTGTGTGGGCGTTCTTCACCACTTACCCGACCCCATTCGTGGAATTCAATCTTTAGCGAAGAAGTTAGCTCCCGGTGGTTTGATGCATATCTTTGTATACGGAGAGTTGGGACGCTGGGAAATTCAACTCATGCAAAAAGCGATCGCACTTCTTCAAGGTGACAAGCGGGGCGATTACCGCGATGGTGTTCGTGTTGGACGGCAAATATTTGCTTCTTTACCAGATAATAACCGCATTCTTAAAAGGGAACGGGAACGATGGTTGTTGGAAAATCAACGGGATGAGTGCTTTGCTGATATGTACGTACATCCCCAGGAAATCGATTACAACATAGAAACTTTGTTTGAACTCATTGATGCTTCGGGATTGGATTTTGTCGGTTTTTCCAATCCGAGTTTTTGGGAGTTGGAGAGACTTTTGAGTAAAGCACCGGAGTTAGTAGAGCGAGCAAAAGATCTGAGCGATCGCCAGCGTTATCGCTTAATAGAATTATTAGATCCAGAAGTGAGTCACTACGAGTTTTTCTTGAATCGTCCACCGCTACCCAAAGCAGATTGGTCAGAACTAGACACAATACTAGCAGCAATTCCAGAAAGAAATCCATGCATAGAAGGTTTCCCCAGTCAATGTCTGTTGAACTACGATTACCAACTTGTTAACTTATCAGAAGCGGAGTTAAAGTTTTTACAAAGTTGTGATGGGAAATCAACAGTGGGAGAAATTTTGGCAAGCTTACAGTTAGAGTTAGATAGGGTACGAGAGCTTCTCAAACAACAGCTCATTATGTTAACACTAGGTTGA
- a CDS encoding phycobilisome rod-core linker polypeptide yields the protein MSVKASGGSSVARPQLYQTLAVSTISQAEQQDRFLGAGELNELANYFASGVKRLEIAQTLTDNSEIIVSRAANRIFVGGSPMSFLEKPREPEMAAVGVSGDVRDSMKLGTVTYVESRGGFLENLRSIFNSSPGAPVPPGFRPINVARYGPANMAKSLRDLSWFLRYVTYAIVAGDPNIIAVNTRGLREIIENACSGEATIVALQEMKIAALSYFRKNPEGTEIVSQYMDVLITEFKAPSPSNKVRQRPSGDQQGLALPQIYFNAAERRPKFVMKPGLSATEKTEVVKAAYRQIFERDITRAYGQSISYLESQVKNGTLSMKEFVRRLGKSPLYQKQFFLPFINSRALELAFRHFLGRGPSSREEVQKYFDIVSRGGLSALIDALVDSEEYGDYFGEETVPYIRGLGQEAQECRNWGPQQDLFNYSAPFRKVPQFITLFADYEQPLPDQHPYGSGNDPLEIQFGAIFPKETRNPSNRPAPFGKDTKRILIHSGPGINNQNSNPRARGAFPGTLGPKVFRLDQLPGTRGKKAPTGTSVKFSESSTQAVIRGAYLQVFGRDVYEGQRLKVAEIKLENGEISVREFIRALAKSDLFRKMYWTSLYVCKAIEYIHRRLLGRPTYGRQENNKYFDIASKKGFYAVVDAIIDSQEYSEAFGEDTVPYERYLTPGGVALRKLRVGSIGEDIGVRVDKEETPRFVELGAVKQLRTEPDIQFRINQGVTKKREQTKVFKLVAANSDKVAVETLIGAAYRQIFERNIEPYIAQNEFSALESKLGNGEISVKEFIEGLGNSNLYLKEFYTPYPNTKVIELGTKHFLGRAPLDQAEIRKYNQILATQGLRAFINVLVNSQEYLEAFGEDTVPYNRFPTLPAANFPNTQKLYNQLTKQTKDIVVPSFEPVQARINSDKTPILAKAIADLAAKAREIDKSQPLFIELGRSFNDGRGQSVEVGVGTSRRKPARIYRFTVGTTQAEIQQVIDAIYVQVMDVFSGQVPAYFRRTDLESRLRNGEISVREFVRELASSEIYRKRFYTPYPNTKVIEFLFRHILGRAPATQAEIRQYNKLLADGGLKVAVEAIVNSAEYSRYFGEDVVPYPRYPSLPAGNYLGSVKAAADLVKQSWSSLSPAVLTGRSNLR from the coding sequence ATGAGTGTTAAGGCAAGTGGTGGAAGCTCAGTTGCGCGTCCGCAACTATATCAAACCCTAGCTGTTTCAACAATTTCCCAAGCAGAGCAGCAAGATCGCTTTCTGGGTGCTGGGGAACTCAATGAACTGGCAAATTATTTTGCGTCGGGTGTCAAGCGTCTAGAAATCGCCCAGACACTCACGGACAATTCCGAGATTATCGTCTCTCGGGCTGCCAACCGAATATTCGTCGGTGGTTCACCAATGTCTTTCTTAGAAAAGCCAAGGGAACCTGAGATGGCAGCGGTTGGTGTATCTGGCGATGTCAGAGACAGCATGAAGTTGGGAACCGTCACCTATGTTGAATCTCGTGGTGGTTTCTTAGAAAACTTACGCTCTATCTTTAACTCCTCACCCGGTGCTCCAGTTCCTCCGGGTTTCCGACCCATCAACGTTGCGCGTTACGGTCCGGCAAACATGGCAAAAAGTTTGCGGGACTTATCGTGGTTTTTGCGCTACGTAACTTATGCGATTGTGGCTGGTGACCCCAACATTATTGCGGTCAATACCCGTGGTTTGCGAGAAATTATTGAAAATGCTTGTTCTGGTGAAGCGACAATTGTTGCTTTGCAGGAAATGAAAATTGCAGCGCTTTCATATTTCCGCAAAAATCCAGAAGGTACTGAGATTGTTTCTCAGTACATGGATGTTTTGATTACGGAGTTCAAAGCACCCAGCCCTTCTAACAAAGTGCGCCAACGTCCTTCCGGAGACCAACAGGGTTTGGCACTGCCACAAATTTACTTTAATGCGGCAGAACGGCGTCCTAAGTTTGTGATGAAGCCCGGATTGTCAGCAACAGAAAAAACCGAAGTCGTGAAAGCGGCTTATCGGCAAATTTTTGAGCGTGATATTACTCGTGCTTACGGTCAGTCCATTTCTTACCTGGAATCTCAAGTAAAAAATGGCACTCTGTCAATGAAAGAGTTTGTCCGTCGCCTTGGCAAATCTCCACTTTATCAAAAACAGTTTTTCCTCCCCTTTATTAACAGCCGCGCCTTAGAACTTGCTTTCCGTCACTTTTTGGGAAGAGGACCAAGCAGCAGAGAAGAAGTACAAAAGTACTTTGATATTGTTTCTAGAGGCGGTCTATCGGCGCTCATTGATGCTTTGGTAGATTCTGAGGAATATGGCGATTACTTTGGTGAAGAAACAGTACCCTACATCCGGGGTCTGGGTCAAGAAGCCCAAGAATGTCGCAACTGGGGACCGCAGCAAGACCTGTTTAACTACAGCGCACCGTTCCGCAAAGTTCCTCAATTTATTACACTGTTCGCTGACTACGAACAACCACTCCCCGACCAGCATCCCTACGGTTCTGGTAACGACCCATTAGAAATTCAGTTTGGGGCAATCTTCCCGAAAGAAACTCGGAACCCAAGCAACCGTCCCGCTCCTTTTGGTAAGGATACCAAACGCATCCTGATTCACTCTGGACCTGGCATTAACAACCAAAACAGCAATCCAAGAGCAAGAGGCGCATTCCCCGGTACTTTGGGACCCAAGGTCTTCCGTTTGGATCAGCTACCCGGTACAAGAGGTAAAAAAGCACCTACGGGAACCAGTGTTAAGTTCTCGGAAAGCTCCACTCAAGCAGTGATTCGAGGTGCTTACCTGCAAGTGTTCGGTCGTGACGTTTACGAAGGTCAGCGTCTGAAAGTTGCGGAAATTAAGCTGGAAAACGGTGAAATTTCCGTGCGGGAGTTTATTCGTGCTTTGGCTAAGTCGGACTTGTTCCGCAAAATGTACTGGACTTCGCTCTATGTCTGTAAGGCGATTGAGTACATCCACCGTCGCTTGTTAGGTCGTCCTACTTACGGTCGTCAGGAAAATAACAAGTACTTTGATATTGCCTCGAAGAAAGGTTTCTATGCTGTCGTTGATGCCATTATCGATAGCCAAGAGTATAGCGAGGCATTTGGGGAAGATACTGTTCCTTACGAACGTTATTTGACTCCTGGCGGTGTTGCTTTACGGAAACTGCGTGTTGGTAGCATTGGCGAGGATATCGGTGTAAGAGTTGACAAGGAAGAAACTCCACGTTTTGTGGAACTGGGCGCTGTTAAACAATTACGGACAGAACCAGATATTCAGTTCCGCATTAACCAAGGTGTTACCAAGAAGCGCGAGCAAACGAAAGTCTTTAAGTTGGTGGCAGCTAATAGCGATAAAGTGGCTGTAGAAACTCTTATCGGTGCAGCATACCGCCAGATTTTCGAGCGCAACATTGAGCCTTACATTGCCCAAAATGAATTCTCAGCTTTAGAAAGTAAGTTGGGTAACGGGGAAATTTCTGTTAAAGAATTTATTGAAGGTTTGGGGAATTCTAATCTTTACCTGAAAGAGTTCTATACTCCTTACCCCAATACTAAGGTGATTGAACTGGGAACCAAGCATTTCCTGGGAAGAGCACCGCTTGACCAAGCAGAAATTCGCAAGTACAACCAAATACTGGCAACTCAAGGTTTGCGTGCATTTATCAACGTATTGGTAAACTCTCAAGAATACCTGGAAGCTTTTGGTGAGGACACAGTACCGTACAACCGCTTCCCAACATTGCCTGCTGCTAACTTCCCGAATACGCAGAAGCTGTACAACCAGTTAACCAAGCAAACGAAGGATATCGTTGTCCCCAGCTTTGAGCCAGTACAAGCGCGTATCAATAGTGACAAGACACCGATCTTAGCGAAAGCGATCGCAGATTTGGCAGCGAAAGCTCGTGAAATCGATAAGAGCCAGCCACTGTTTATCGAGCTGGGTCGTTCCTTTAACGATGGACGCGGACAGTCTGTGGAAGTTGGTGTCGGTACAAGTCGCCGCAAGCCAGCACGCATTTACCGCTTTACAGTTGGCACAACCCAAGCGGAAATACAGCAGGTTATTGATGCGATTTACGTTCAAGTCATGGATGTGTTTAGCGGTCAAGTTCCCGCCTACTTCCGCCGGACTGACTTGGAAAGCCGACTGCGAAATGGTGAAATTTCTGTACGAGAGTTCGTGCGCGAACTAGCAAGTTCAGAAATTTATCGCAAGCGCTTCTACACCCCCTATCCCAACACCAAAGTTATTGAGTTCCTTTTCCGTCACATTTTGGGACGCGCACCAGCAACCCAAGCGGAAATTCGCCAATACAACAAACTGCTGGCTGATGGCGGTTTGAAAGTTGCTGTCGAGGCGATCGTCAATAGTGCTGAGTACTCTCGGTACTTTGGTGAGGACGTAGTACCTTACCCACGCTACCCATCCCTACCTGCAGGTAACTACCTGGGAAGTGTGAAGGCAGCTGCTGACCTAGTGAAGCAATCTTGGTCTAGCCTGTCTCCTGCTGTGTTAACAGGACGGTCTAACTTGCGCTAG
- the atpA gene encoding F0F1 ATP synthase subunit alpha has product MAISIRPDEISNIIQQQIEQYDQQVKVQNVGTVLQVGDGIARIYGLDKVMASELLEFEDGTVGIAQNLEEDNVGAVLIGDGRQIQEGSSVTATGRIAQIPVGDAMIGRVVDSLGRPIDGKGEIRTTETRLIESPAPGIVARRSVHEPMQTGITAIDAMIPVGRGQRELIIGDRQTGKTAIAIDTILNQKEEDVICVYVAIGQKASTVANVVQTLQDRGALDYTIVVAANASDAATLQYLAPYTGATLAEYFMYNGKATLVIYDDLSKQAQAYRQMSLLLRRPPGREAYPGDVFYIHSRLLERAAKLNDELGAGSMTALPIIETQAGDVSAYIPTNVISITDGQIFLSSDLFNAGIRPAINPGISVSRVGSAAQTKAMKKVAGKLKLELAQFDELQAFAQFASDLDKATQDQLARGARLRELLKQPQNSPLSVYEQVAILYAGINGYLDDVPVAKVTAFTKGLREYLKTAKPQYTDSVKAKKVLGDDEEKALKEAITEFKKTFLATA; this is encoded by the coding sequence ATGGCAATTAGCATCAGACCAGACGAAATCAGCAACATTATTCAGCAACAGATAGAACAATACGACCAACAAGTCAAGGTACAGAATGTTGGTACCGTTCTACAAGTGGGTGACGGTATTGCCCGCATCTACGGTCTTGACAAAGTGATGGCAAGCGAACTACTGGAGTTTGAAGACGGTACTGTTGGCATCGCCCAAAACTTGGAAGAAGACAACGTGGGTGCGGTGCTGATCGGTGATGGTCGTCAAATTCAAGAAGGTAGCTCTGTAACTGCAACTGGCAGAATTGCTCAAATCCCCGTGGGAGATGCAATGATTGGACGAGTTGTAGACTCTCTCGGTCGTCCAATTGATGGCAAAGGGGAAATCAGAACTACAGAAACCCGTTTGATTGAATCACCAGCACCGGGAATTGTGGCTCGTCGTTCCGTACACGAACCCATGCAAACGGGAATCACAGCTATTGACGCCATGATTCCTGTTGGTCGCGGTCAGCGGGAATTGATTATTGGTGACCGTCAAACTGGAAAAACTGCCATTGCAATTGACACCATCCTCAACCAAAAAGAAGAGGACGTGATTTGCGTATACGTTGCGATCGGTCAAAAGGCTTCTACTGTAGCGAACGTGGTACAAACACTACAGGACAGAGGCGCGTTGGACTACACAATCGTTGTCGCCGCTAATGCCAGTGACGCAGCTACCCTGCAATATTTAGCTCCTTACACGGGTGCTACCCTTGCTGAGTACTTTATGTACAATGGGAAAGCAACCTTGGTTATTTATGATGACCTTTCCAAGCAGGCTCAAGCGTATCGCCAAATGTCCCTGCTGCTGCGTCGTCCACCCGGACGGGAAGCTTACCCCGGAGACGTTTTCTACATTCACTCCCGCTTGTTGGAACGGGCGGCTAAGCTCAACGATGAACTCGGTGCAGGTAGCATGACTGCTCTACCCATCATCGAAACCCAAGCAGGTGACGTATCCGCGTACATCCCCACCAACGTGATTTCCATCACCGACGGTCAGATTTTCTTGTCTTCTGACTTGTTTAACGCCGGTATTCGTCCGGCGATTAACCCCGGTATTTCCGTATCTCGGGTGGGTTCGGCGGCTCAAACTAAGGCAATGAAAAAAGTTGCTGGTAAGTTGAAGTTGGAATTAGCTCAGTTTGACGAATTGCAAGCTTTCGCACAATTCGCTTCTGACTTAGATAAAGCCACTCAAGACCAGCTAGCAAGAGGTGCTCGCTTGCGGGAACTTCTGAAACAGCCACAAAACTCTCCCCTATCAGTTTACGAGCAAGTGGCTATTCTTTACGCTGGTATTAACGGTTACTTGGATGACGTACCTGTTGCCAAAGTGACTGCTTTCACTAAAGGTTTGCGAGAATATTTGAAGACAGCAAAGCCTCAGTATACAGACAGTGTGAAAGCAAAGAAAGTTCTAGGTGATGATGAGGAAAAAGCCCTCAAGGAAGCAATCACCGAATTCAAGAAGACCTTCTTAGCAACAGCGTAG
- the atpE gene encoding ATP synthase F0 subunit C yields MDPLVSAASVLAAALAIGLAAIGPGIGQGNAAGQAVEGIARQPEAEGKIRGTLLLTLAFMESLTIYGLVIALVLLFANPFS; encoded by the coding sequence ATGGATCCATTAGTTTCTGCTGCTTCAGTTCTAGCTGCTGCTTTGGCGATTGGTTTGGCTGCGATTGGACCTGGTATTGGTCAAGGAAATGCTGCAGGTCAAGCAGTAGAAGGTATTGCCCGTCAGCCAGAAGCTGAAGGAAAAATTCGCGGAACTTTGCTATTGACCCTAGCGTTCATGGAATCCCTGACCATTTACGGTCTGGTAATTGCTCTAGTACTATTGTTCGCTAACCCATTTTCCTAA
- a CDS encoding F0F1 ATP synthase subunit B', whose protein sequence is MFDFDATLPVMALQFLLLAALLNVIFYKPLTKALDDRENYIRTNNLEAKERLAKAERLTKDYEQQLADARRQAQAVVAQAQAEAQKITAEKVAEAQKEAQAQREKAAQEIDQQKQEAFRSLEQQVDALSRQILDKLLEPTY, encoded by the coding sequence ATGTTTGATTTCGATGCTACTTTGCCGGTAATGGCATTGCAGTTCCTGCTGTTGGCAGCTTTATTGAACGTCATTTTCTACAAGCCATTGACCAAAGCGCTGGACGATCGGGAAAATTACATCCGGACGAACAATCTTGAAGCTAAAGAACGTTTGGCTAAAGCCGAGCGCTTGACTAAAGACTACGAGCAGCAGTTAGCAGACGCTCGCAGACAAGCACAAGCTGTGGTAGCACAAGCTCAGGCTGAAGCACAAAAGATAACTGCCGAAAAAGTAGCCGAGGCGCAAAAAGAAGCCCAAGCTCAGCGAGAAAAGGCAGCTCAAGAAATAGACCAGCAAAAACAAGAGGCTTTTCGTTCATTAGAGCAACAGGTCGATGCCCTCAGTAGGCAAATTCTAGACAAACTACTGGAACCAACTTATTAG
- a CDS encoding F0F1 ATP synthase subunit B, whose amino-acid sequence MGIIGTVLFLATEAVAGAEPEGGFGLNTDILETNIINLAILIGVLFYFGRNVLSNTLNERRSNIEATIQEAEARAKEAASALFEAQQRLTQAQAEAQRIVKASEESARASREAILAEAAKDVQRLKETASRDLDTEREKAIAEVRARVVALALQRVESQLQTGIAEDTQHRLIDRSIALLGGR is encoded by the coding sequence ATGGGTATCATAGGGACTGTTTTATTTTTAGCCACTGAGGCAGTCGCAGGAGCAGAACCAGAAGGCGGTTTCGGTCTAAATACAGACATTTTAGAAACCAACATCATCAACCTAGCGATTCTCATTGGCGTCTTATTCTACTTTGGGCGCAATGTTTTAAGCAATACCCTGAACGAACGGCGCTCAAATATTGAAGCGACAATTCAGGAAGCAGAAGCGCGTGCAAAGGAGGCAGCGAGCGCCCTCTTTGAGGCTCAGCAAAGGCTGACTCAGGCGCAAGCAGAGGCACAGCGAATTGTCAAAGCGTCTGAAGAAAGTGCTCGCGCATCTCGTGAAGCAATTCTGGCAGAGGCAGCTAAGGACGTGCAACGCTTGAAAGAAACGGCATCTAGGGATTTAGACACCGAAAGAGAAAAAGCGATCGCAGAAGTAAGAGCGAGAGTCGTCGCTTTGGCATTACAAAGAGTCGAGTCGCAACTACAGACTGGAATTGCCGAGGATACTCAACATAGATTAATCGATCGCAGCATAGCGCTACTTGGAGGACGCTGA
- a CDS encoding F0F1 ATP synthase subunit gamma translates to MPNLKAIRDRIQSVKNTKKITEAMRLVAAARVRRAQEQVIATRPFADRLAQVLYGLQTRLRFEDADLPLLRKRDVRSVGLLVISGDRGLCGGYNNNIIKRAENRAKEIKAEGLDYTFVIVGRKASQYFQRRDQPIDASYTGLEQIPTAAEATKISDELLSLFLSEKVDRIELVYTKFVSLVSSRPVVQTLLPLDPQGLEAQDDEIFRLTTRGGQFEVERSRVATPTRTLPRDMIFEQDPVQILDSLLPLYLSNQLLRALQESAASELAARMTAMSSASDNAKELINTLTRSYNKARQASITDQILEVVSGAEALK, encoded by the coding sequence ATGCCAAATCTAAAAGCAATACGCGATCGCATTCAATCGGTCAAAAATACCAAGAAAATTACAGAAGCCATGCGGCTCGTGGCTGCTGCTAGGGTACGTCGCGCTCAAGAACAGGTGATTGCAACCCGCCCCTTTGCAGACCGCTTGGCTCAAGTCCTGTACGGTTTGCAAACCCGCTTGCGGTTTGAAGATGCAGACCTACCCCTACTGCGGAAAAGAGACGTGCGGTCAGTAGGGTTGCTCGTGATTTCAGGCGATCGGGGATTGTGCGGCGGTTACAACAACAACATTATCAAGCGTGCTGAAAACCGCGCTAAAGAAATCAAAGCAGAAGGTCTTGACTACACGTTTGTGATTGTAGGACGCAAAGCATCTCAGTACTTCCAACGCCGAGATCAACCCATTGATGCGAGCTACACTGGTCTAGAGCAAATTCCGACTGCAGCAGAAGCAACAAAGATTTCTGACGAACTCCTCTCTTTGTTCCTGTCTGAAAAAGTAGACCGAATTGAGTTGGTATACACCAAGTTCGTCTCTTTGGTCAGTTCCCGTCCCGTCGTACAAACTCTGCTTCCTCTAGACCCACAAGGTTTAGAAGCACAGGATGATGAAATTTTCCGCTTAACAACTCGTGGCGGTCAGTTTGAGGTAGAACGCTCGAGAGTTGCTACCCCAACACGGACTTTACCCCGTGACATGATTTTTGAGCAAGACCCCGTACAAATTCTTGATTCTCTGCTCCCTCTATATCTGAGCAACCAGTTACTCAGAGCATTACAAGAATCTGCTGCAAGCGAACTAGCAGCACGGATGACAGCAATGAGTAGCGCTAGCGACAATGCAAAAGAACTCATCAATACTCTCACCCGTTCATACAACAAAGCACGCCAAGCCTCAATTACCGATCAAATTCTTGAAGTGGTGAGTGGTGCAGAAGCGCTCAAGTAA
- a CDS encoding ATP synthase subunit I, with protein sequence MPTTGQDAKPGLENPERKSSSMQEFYNLYRELLVITLVLTGIIFICVWIVYSRNVALNYLLGACAGVVYLRMLAKNVERLSRENPKLSKTRLALLVGVIVLASQWNKLQILPIFLGFLTYKGTLLIYVVRGAFIPDSSKLQ encoded by the coding sequence ATGCCAACAACAGGACAAGATGCAAAGCCCGGTTTGGAGAATCCAGAACGGAAAAGCTCTTCTATGCAAGAGTTTTACAATCTCTACCGAGAATTGCTGGTCATCACTCTTGTCTTGACAGGGATTATATTTATCTGTGTATGGATTGTGTATTCCCGAAACGTGGCTCTGAATTACTTACTTGGGGCATGCGCGGGTGTGGTTTACTTGAGGATGCTGGCAAAAAATGTTGAGCGGTTGAGCAGAGAAAACCCCAAGCTGAGCAAAACTCGGTTAGCTTTATTAGTAGGAGTTATTGTACTGGCATCACAGTGGAATAAACTGCAAATATTGCCAATATTTTTGGGATTTCTCACCTACAAAGGTACGCTTCTCATTTACGTAGTTAGGGGGGCATTTATCCCTGACTCGTCAAAGCTCCAGTAG
- the atpH gene encoding ATP synthase F1 subunit delta → MASNVATSEIATPYAEALMSLAQARNLTDRFGEDIRSLLGLLSGSEELRNFLINPFVKLEDKKSVITRILGDGADTYFRNFLLLLVDRRRIALLEPICQQYLALLRQLKQTVLAEVVSAVPLSEAQQQSVREKVIALTNAREVELDTKIDRDLIGGVIIRVGSQVIDASIRGQLRRLSLRLTSA, encoded by the coding sequence ATGGCAAGCAATGTAGCAACATCCGAAATAGCCACTCCCTATGCCGAAGCGTTGATGTCACTAGCTCAAGCAAGAAACCTGACAGATCGTTTCGGCGAGGATATCCGTTCGTTACTGGGTTTGCTTTCGGGAAGTGAAGAGTTGCGAAACTTCCTTATTAACCCGTTTGTGAAGCTCGAAGACAAAAAATCTGTCATCACCCGTATCCTTGGAGATGGTGCTGATACTTACTTCCGGAATTTTTTGCTGCTGCTGGTAGATAGAAGGCGGATTGCATTGCTCGAACCCATTTGTCAGCAATATCTAGCGCTTTTGCGGCAACTCAAACAAACTGTTCTTGCGGAAGTTGTTTCTGCAGTTCCCCTTTCCGAAGCACAGCAACAATCTGTCAGAGAAAAAGTCATTGCGTTGACGAATGCTCGGGAAGTGGAATTGGATACAAAAATCGATCGCGATCTGATTGGTGGTGTCATCATTAGAGTAGGATCTCAAGTGATTGACGCTAGTATAAGGGGTCAGCTGCGCCGCCTATCATTACGCCTAACTAGCGCCTGA
- the atpB gene encoding F0F1 ATP synthase subunit A encodes MVNFLNVFYSFPLASLEVGHHFYWQLGNLKLHGQVFLTSWFVIAILVIASLAATRSIQKIPSGIQNLMEYALEFIRDLTKNQIGEKEYRPWVPFIGTLFLFIFVSNWSGALVPWKVLKLPSGELAAPTNDINTTVALALLTSLAYFYAGFSKRGLGYFKKYIEPTPILLPIAILEDFTKPLSLSFRLFGNILADELVVAVLVLLVPLFVPLPVMALGLFTSAIQALVFATLAAAYIHEALEGHGEEEHEGHH; translated from the coding sequence ATGGTAAATTTTCTGAACGTTTTCTATTCTTTTCCTCTTGCCTCATTGGAAGTGGGTCATCACTTCTACTGGCAATTGGGTAACCTGAAACTGCACGGGCAAGTTTTTCTCACCTCTTGGTTTGTAATTGCTATTTTAGTAATAGCTTCACTAGCAGCTACTCGCAGCATCCAAAAAATTCCAAGCGGCATACAGAACCTCATGGAATATGCCCTGGAGTTCATTCGAGATCTGACAAAAAATCAAATTGGTGAGAAAGAGTACCGCCCCTGGGTGCCATTTATCGGCACGCTGTTTCTGTTTATCTTCGTATCGAATTGGTCGGGCGCTCTGGTTCCTTGGAAGGTTCTTAAGTTACCGTCGGGAGAGTTGGCTGCTCCGACCAATGATATCAACACGACAGTAGCACTGGCGTTACTGACTTCGTTAGCTTACTTTTACGCGGGTTTTAGCAAGCGCGGTTTGGGTTACTTCAAAAAGTATATAGAACCGACGCCGATCTTATTACCGATCGCGATTCTTGAAGATTTCACCAAGCCCCTATCCCTAAGCTTCCGACTATTTGGTAACATTTTGGCGGATGAGTTAGTTGTGGCTGTGTTGGTTCTCCTAGTTCCTCTGTTCGTACCTCTGCCAGTCATGGCTTTGGGGTTATTCACCAGTGCCATTCAAGCCCTGGTGTTTGCCACCCTAGCTGCGGCGTACATACACGAGGCGTTAGAGGGACACGGTGAAGAAGAACATGAAGGTCATCATTGA